The Impatiens glandulifera chromosome 3, dImpGla2.1, whole genome shotgun sequence genome contains a region encoding:
- the LOC124929701 gene encoding SWR1-complex protein 4-like, whose protein sequence is MEKRLYSGDVFEQIDETTDDFFEGFTDGKEMIAIQETVGDDEKMNDGKKDDVMEDNEKVEDEQKEDGEKVDDDEKMEKDKRKDGEKDDEKVDDDEKVKDERKDNDEKVDDDEKVEDEGKDNDAKVEDVKMDVEAKVEDGEKLDGVAKVDDVEVDLKLKDLKVKVKDEKTVVDVKAQTNDDNDDNDDFQLYNTPPKGNYGRRVRKPKKDDSYTNPSLSKMPKTKDPMKVNHLQKFEDELLDKVKAWLDDPKTDNSTTDLHTVQAKKEVLVRVVTRLTWIEDTEIDAFCHLLRKRISCYPKTYKNTHAAIGDCVLSDRIRRQHRTFIKDPSKYPVDEFKDYYMGAPHRYMPEWSTIDDVYMPVNINQKHWILCVARLQKYRIDVYDCDAYLYKNLDPYLKPFCDMIPFIFAKTITPGERVRYPNFNFEGPLQPMTYKRFPHPKVKTAAAKVGEVPRATESGDCGVFTLMYMEHLTANQPVHNVTSENMGFFRQKMAVRLFHQIMEP, encoded by the exons atggagaagaggttatacagtggtgatgTATTTGAGCAAATCGACGAGACAactgatgatttttttgagggatttactgaTGGGAAG GAGATGATAGCGATACAGGAGACTGTGGGGGATGATGAGAAGATGAATGATGGGAAGAAAGACGATGTAATGGAGGacaatgagaaggtggaggatgaacaAAAAGAGGACGGTGAgaaggtggatgatgatgaaaagATGGAAAAGGACAAAAGAAAAGACGGTGAGAAGGACGATGAGAAGgtcgatgatgatgagaaggtgaaGGATGAAAGAAAAGACAACGATGAGAAGgtcgatgatgatgagaaggtggaggatgaagGAAAAGACAACGATGCGAAGGTGGAGGACGTAAAGATGGACGTTGAGGCTAAAGTGGAGGACGGTGAGAAGCTGGATGGTGTGGCTAAGGTGGATGATGTGGAGGTTGATCTGAAACTGAAGGATTtgaaagtgaaggtgaaggatgagaAGACTGTGGTGGATGTGAAAGCACAGACaaatgatgacaatgatgacAATGACGATTTCCAGTTATACAATACTCCTCCTAAAGGAAATTATGGGAGGAGAGTGAGGAAGCCGAAAAAAGATGACTCGTACACCAACCCTTCCTTGTCAAAAATGCCCAAGACAAAGGATCCTATGAAAGTGAAtcaccttcaaaaatttgaagatgagctACTGGATAAAGTAAAAGCGTGGTTGGATGATCCAAAAACCGATAATTCGACAACGGATTTACATACggttcaagcaaagaaggaagTGTTGGTTAGAGTTGTAACAAGGCTTACATGGATTGAAGACACG GAAATCGATGCATTTTGCCATCTACTGCGGAAAAGGATTTCCTGctatcccaagacatataaaaatACACATGCGGCAATTGGGGATTGCGTATTGTCGGATAGAATCAGGCGACAGCACCGGACTTTTATTAAGGATCCTTCCAAATATCCAGTCGACGAATTCAAAGACTATTATATGGGCGCACCACATAGATATATGCCAGAGTGGTCAACAATTGACGACGTCTACATGCCAGTGAACATTAACCAGAAACActggattttgtgtgtagcacgtCTTCAAAAGTACCGCATTGACGTGTACGACTGTGATGCCTATCTTTATAAGAATCTGGATCCTTATTTGAAACCCTTCTGCGACATGATTCCATTTATATTCGCCAAAACAATCACTCCCGGTGAGAGGGTAAGGTATCCTAATTTCAACTTCGAAGGCCCCCTCCAACCAATGACTTACAAACGGTTTCCACACCCCAAAGTGAAAACCGCTGCTGCTAAGGTTGGAGAAGTCCCACGGGCAACAGAGAGCGGGGATTGTGGGGTCTTCACGCTAATGTACATGGAACACTTGACCGCTAATCAACCCGTGCATAATGTGACCTCAGAAAATATGGGATTTTTTAGACAGAAGATGGCGGTCCGGTTATTCCATCAGATTATGGaaccttaa